In Arachis hypogaea cultivar Tifrunner chromosome 17, arahy.Tifrunner.gnm2.J5K5, whole genome shotgun sequence, a single window of DNA contains:
- the LOC112765171 gene encoding probable inactive receptor kinase At4g23740 isoform X1, which translates to MSYFANILRNDLQTKKMDKKLCLLFIFSASILFIVGAEPVEDKQALLDFLHNMNHPYNLNWNENSSVCTSWRGVTCNAGRSRVIALRLPAAGLSGQIPNNTLGHLSELQILSLHSNGITGPFPNDFSELKNLTSLYLQSNKISGPLPLNFSVWNSLTILNLSNNFFNGTIPFSISNMTHLESLILANNSLSGEIPDLNIPSLKELDLANNNLSGVVPKSLLRFPIRDFAGNNNLTYGNALSPAIPLQPPNDQPAKKKHNRISEQTLLAIIIGACVLGFAVVAAFMIACMYEKSNENELPVESKKKEVPLKKQSSDSQESQDKNKIVFFEGCSLAFDLEDLLRASAEILGKGTFGMTYKASLDENTTVVVKRLKEVTAGKREFEQQMEIVGRIKHDNVDALRAYYYSKEEKLIVYDFYQQGSVSALLHGKRGEGRIPLDWESRLRIAIGAARAIAHIHAQHGGKLVHGNIKASNIFLNSQGYGCVSDTGLATLMSPLPAPATRAAGYRAPEVTDTRKSTHASDVYAFGVLVLELLTGKSPVPAAGGEEVMHLVRWVNSVVREEWTAEVFDVELLRYPNIEEEMVEMLQIGMACASRIPDQRPNMTEVVRMMEEIRRVNTGNPPSTGSRSEVSTPTTYAVDMMVASTSVPQ; encoded by the exons ATGAGTT ATTTTGCCAACATTTTGAGGAACGATCTTCAAACCAAGAAAATGGACAAGAAGTTATGCCTCTTGTTCATTTTCTCAGCATCAATTTTGTTCATTGTTGGAGCTGAGCCAGTGGAAGATAAACAAGCCTTGCTTGATTTCCTTCACAACATGAACCACCCTTATAATCTCAACTGGAATGAGAATTCTTCTGTATGCACAAGCTGGAGAGGAGTGACATGCAACGCCGGCCGGTCCAGAGTTATCGCACTCCGGTTGCCAGCGGCCGGATTAAGTGGTCAAATCCCAAACAACACTCTTGGTCACCTTTCAGAGCTTCAGATTCTGAGTCTTCATTCAAATGGTATAACTGGTCCTTTCCCTAATGATTTCTCTGAGCTGAAGAACTTAACAAGCCTCTATCTCCAATCCAACAAGATTTCTGGCCCTCTGCCATTGAATTTCTCAGTTTGGAATAGTCTTACAATATTGAATTTATCTAACAACTTTTTCAATGGTACCATACCTTTTTCAATTTCGAATATGACTCATCTCGAATCATTAATCCTTGCCAACAATTCACTTTCTGGTGAAATACCTGATCTCAATATTCCTAGTCTCAAAGAGCTTGATTTGGCAAACAATAATCTTAGTGGTGTTGTTCCTAAATCCCTTCTTAGATTTCCAATTAGGGACTTTGCTGGTAACAATAATCTTACCTATGGAAATGCCCTTTCACCTGCAATTCCCCTGCAACCGCCCAATGATCAACCAGCTAAGAAGAAACACAACAGGATCAGCGAGCAAACGCTGTTGGCTATCATAATTGGTGCTTGTGTGCTTGGATTTGCTGTGGTTGCAGCCTTCATGATTGCGTGCATGTATGAGAAAAGCAACGAAAATGAGCTACCCGttgagtccaagaaaaaagaagttcCTCTGAAGAAGCAATCTTCTGATAGCCAAGAGTCTCAGGACAAGAACAAGATTGTGTTCTTTGAAGGTTGCAGTCTTGCATTTGACTTAGAGGATCTACTGAGAGCTTCTGCTGAGATTCTAGGAAAGGGGACATTCGGCATGACATATAAGGCTTCTCTAGATGAGAATACCACAGTGGTGGTGAAGAGATTGAAAGAGGTTACAGCTGGAAAAAGAGAATTTGAACAGCAAATGGAAATTGTGGGGAGAATTAAGCATGACAATGTGGATGCATTAAGGGCATATTActactcaaaggaggagaaacTCATAGTATATGATTTCTATCAACAAGGCAGCGTTTCTGCATTGTTGCATG GAAAAAGAGGGGAAGGAAGAATCCCTTTAGACTGGGAGAGCCGTCTAAGAATCGCAATAGGCGCAGCAAGAGCCATTGCTCACATCCATGCTCAACACGGAGGGAAACTAGTTCATGGAAACATAAAAGCCTCAAACATCTTCCTCAACTCACAAGGATACGGTTGTGTATCGGACACCGGTTTGGCAACCCTGATGAGTCCATTGCCTGCACCTGCAACACGTGCTGCTGGATACCGTGCCCCAGAAGTAACTGACACCCGAAAATCAACACATGCATCTGATGTCTATGCTTTCGGGGTCCTAGTACTCGAGCTTCTGACAGGGAAGTCACCAGTACCTGCTGCCGGAGGCGAGGAAGTTATGCATTTGGTTAGATGGGTGAATTCTGTGGTCAGAGAAGAATGGACTGCAGAGGTGTTTGATGTGGAGCTTCTGAGGTATCCGAATATAGAGGAAGAAATGGTGGAGATGCTGCAAATAGGGATGGCTTGTGCCTCAAGAATACCGGATCAGAGACCGAACATGACAGAGGTGGTGAGAATGATGGAGGAAATTCGTCGTGTAAACACTGGAAATCCACCTTCCACTGGATCTAGATCAGAAGTTTCTACTCCAACAACTTATGCAGTTGACATGATGGTGGCTTCTACATCGGTCCCACAGTGA
- the LOC112765171 gene encoding probable inactive receptor kinase At4g23740 isoform X2, with product MDKKLCLLFIFSASILFIVGAEPVEDKQALLDFLHNMNHPYNLNWNENSSVCTSWRGVTCNAGRSRVIALRLPAAGLSGQIPNNTLGHLSELQILSLHSNGITGPFPNDFSELKNLTSLYLQSNKISGPLPLNFSVWNSLTILNLSNNFFNGTIPFSISNMTHLESLILANNSLSGEIPDLNIPSLKELDLANNNLSGVVPKSLLRFPIRDFAGNNNLTYGNALSPAIPLQPPNDQPAKKKHNRISEQTLLAIIIGACVLGFAVVAAFMIACMYEKSNENELPVESKKKEVPLKKQSSDSQESQDKNKIVFFEGCSLAFDLEDLLRASAEILGKGTFGMTYKASLDENTTVVVKRLKEVTAGKREFEQQMEIVGRIKHDNVDALRAYYYSKEEKLIVYDFYQQGSVSALLHGKRGEGRIPLDWESRLRIAIGAARAIAHIHAQHGGKLVHGNIKASNIFLNSQGYGCVSDTGLATLMSPLPAPATRAAGYRAPEVTDTRKSTHASDVYAFGVLVLELLTGKSPVPAAGGEEVMHLVRWVNSVVREEWTAEVFDVELLRYPNIEEEMVEMLQIGMACASRIPDQRPNMTEVVRMMEEIRRVNTGNPPSTGSRSEVSTPTTYAVDMMVASTSVPQ from the exons ATGGACAAGAAGTTATGCCTCTTGTTCATTTTCTCAGCATCAATTTTGTTCATTGTTGGAGCTGAGCCAGTGGAAGATAAACAAGCCTTGCTTGATTTCCTTCACAACATGAACCACCCTTATAATCTCAACTGGAATGAGAATTCTTCTGTATGCACAAGCTGGAGAGGAGTGACATGCAACGCCGGCCGGTCCAGAGTTATCGCACTCCGGTTGCCAGCGGCCGGATTAAGTGGTCAAATCCCAAACAACACTCTTGGTCACCTTTCAGAGCTTCAGATTCTGAGTCTTCATTCAAATGGTATAACTGGTCCTTTCCCTAATGATTTCTCTGAGCTGAAGAACTTAACAAGCCTCTATCTCCAATCCAACAAGATTTCTGGCCCTCTGCCATTGAATTTCTCAGTTTGGAATAGTCTTACAATATTGAATTTATCTAACAACTTTTTCAATGGTACCATACCTTTTTCAATTTCGAATATGACTCATCTCGAATCATTAATCCTTGCCAACAATTCACTTTCTGGTGAAATACCTGATCTCAATATTCCTAGTCTCAAAGAGCTTGATTTGGCAAACAATAATCTTAGTGGTGTTGTTCCTAAATCCCTTCTTAGATTTCCAATTAGGGACTTTGCTGGTAACAATAATCTTACCTATGGAAATGCCCTTTCACCTGCAATTCCCCTGCAACCGCCCAATGATCAACCAGCTAAGAAGAAACACAACAGGATCAGCGAGCAAACGCTGTTGGCTATCATAATTGGTGCTTGTGTGCTTGGATTTGCTGTGGTTGCAGCCTTCATGATTGCGTGCATGTATGAGAAAAGCAACGAAAATGAGCTACCCGttgagtccaagaaaaaagaagttcCTCTGAAGAAGCAATCTTCTGATAGCCAAGAGTCTCAGGACAAGAACAAGATTGTGTTCTTTGAAGGTTGCAGTCTTGCATTTGACTTAGAGGATCTACTGAGAGCTTCTGCTGAGATTCTAGGAAAGGGGACATTCGGCATGACATATAAGGCTTCTCTAGATGAGAATACCACAGTGGTGGTGAAGAGATTGAAAGAGGTTACAGCTGGAAAAAGAGAATTTGAACAGCAAATGGAAATTGTGGGGAGAATTAAGCATGACAATGTGGATGCATTAAGGGCATATTActactcaaaggaggagaaacTCATAGTATATGATTTCTATCAACAAGGCAGCGTTTCTGCATTGTTGCATG GAAAAAGAGGGGAAGGAAGAATCCCTTTAGACTGGGAGAGCCGTCTAAGAATCGCAATAGGCGCAGCAAGAGCCATTGCTCACATCCATGCTCAACACGGAGGGAAACTAGTTCATGGAAACATAAAAGCCTCAAACATCTTCCTCAACTCACAAGGATACGGTTGTGTATCGGACACCGGTTTGGCAACCCTGATGAGTCCATTGCCTGCACCTGCAACACGTGCTGCTGGATACCGTGCCCCAGAAGTAACTGACACCCGAAAATCAACACATGCATCTGATGTCTATGCTTTCGGGGTCCTAGTACTCGAGCTTCTGACAGGGAAGTCACCAGTACCTGCTGCCGGAGGCGAGGAAGTTATGCATTTGGTTAGATGGGTGAATTCTGTGGTCAGAGAAGAATGGACTGCAGAGGTGTTTGATGTGGAGCTTCTGAGGTATCCGAATATAGAGGAAGAAATGGTGGAGATGCTGCAAATAGGGATGGCTTGTGCCTCAAGAATACCGGATCAGAGACCGAACATGACAGAGGTGGTGAGAATGATGGAGGAAATTCGTCGTGTAAACACTGGAAATCCACCTTCCACTGGATCTAGATCAGAAGTTTCTACTCCAACAACTTATGCAGTTGACATGATGGTGGCTTCTACATCGGTCCCACAGTGA
- the LOC112767129 gene encoding uncharacterized protein has protein sequence MQDLPENDDIQDQVSDSLQLQPEPDPPKPTKLSEGDHIHVGAHPFMMDVLRKQGDQAVLFADKVLKVTGSGKMKSRILIATDFAIYIFDLETNSLKRRIALAAVDKICMSELIDHFFVVVIPTEYDLLLVSTRKSEIITAFVEATIKASDYELEVVSSNKFEYNAAADLVKELEFEEVEGGVKTRIFRK, from the exons ATGCAGGACCTTCCCGAAAACGACGACATTCAAGATCAAGTTTCCGATTCGCTTCAACTTCAACCCGAACCGGACCCTCCAAAACCCACCAAGCTCTCAGAAGGAGACCACATCCACGTCGGTGCTCACCCTTTCATGATGGACGTCTTGCGCAAACAAG GGGATCAAGCGGTTCTGTTTGCCGATAAGGTTTTGAAGGTCACGGGATCGGGGAAGATGAAGAGCCGCATTCTTATAGCAACCGATTTCGCGATCTACATTTTCGATCTGGAGACCAATTCGCTGAAGCGGAGGATAGCTCTTGCGGCGGTTGATAAGATATGTATGAGTGAACTGATCGACCACTTCTTCGTCGTTGTAATCCCGACGGAGTATGATTTACTGCTTGTTAGCACTCGCAAGAGCGAAATCATCACTGCCTTTGTTGAAGCCACCATAAAAGCTTCTGATTATGAACTCGAAGTTGTTTCTTCCAATAA GTTTGAGTATAATGCAGCAGCTGACTTGGTGAAGGAACTTGAATTTGAAGAAGTTGAAG GGGGTGTGAAAACAAGAATTTTTAGGAAGTGA
- the LOC112767130 gene encoding ubiquitin-conjugating enzyme E2 10 — protein sequence MASKRILKELKDLQKDPPTSCSAGPVAEDMFHWQATIMGPPDSPYAGGVFLVTIHFPPDYPFKPPKVAFRTKVFHPNINSNGSICLDILKEQWSPALTISKVLLSICSLLTDPNPDDPLVPEIAHMYKTDRNKYESTARSWTQKYAMG from the exons ATGGCTTCCAAGCGGATCTTGAAGGAGCTCAAGGATCTGCAGAAGGATCCTCCTACCTCTTGCAGCGCCG GTCCTGTTGCTGAGGATATGTTTCACTGGCAAGCAACAATCATGGGTCCTCCAGACAGTCCATATGCTGGAGGTGTTTTCCTAGTCACTATTCATTTCCCTCCGGATTATCCCTTTAAGCCACCAAAG GTTGCATTCAGGACAAAGGTATTTCACCCAAATATTAATAGCAACGGAAGCATTTGTCTTGACATATTGAAGGAGCAGTGGAGCCCTGCACTGACCATTTCCAAG GTGTTGCTTTCAATTTGCTCCCTGTTGACTGACCCAAACCCTGATGATCCTTTGGTCCCTGAAATTGCCCACATGTACAAGACAGACAGGAACAAGTACGAGTCAACCGCCAGAAGCTGGACCCAGAAATATGCCATGGGCTAA